A window from Bacteroidota bacterium encodes these proteins:
- a CDS encoding KpsF/GutQ family sugar-phosphate isomerase, protein MPESIKQTALRTIEQEAQSIRGLAAFINDDFEKAVNAISTTKGRVVISGIGKSAIIAQKIVATLNSTGTPASFLHAADAIHGDLGAVQQNDVIIIISKSGNSPEIKVLLPLIKNFGNTIIGMIGNIDSYLAKHADIILNTTVEQEACPNNLAPTTSTTAQLVMGDALAVSLMEMNGFSTDDFAKFHPGGSLGKKLYLRVDDLYKDNEKPSVKPTQTLKEVIVEMTGKRLGVTAVIDDSTNLLGIITDGDLRRMLEKGGSLDAITAKDVMSANPKTISPDELAVDALDLMRKKEITQLIVTDGNKYLGIIHLHDLVKEGLI, encoded by the coding sequence ATGCCCGAATCAATTAAACAAACAGCCCTTCGTACCATTGAACAGGAAGCACAGTCCATCAGAGGATTAGCCGCTTTTATCAATGATGATTTTGAGAAAGCAGTTAATGCTATTTCAACAACAAAAGGTCGTGTGGTTATCAGCGGTATAGGAAAGAGTGCCATCATTGCACAAAAGATCGTAGCTACATTAAATTCAACCGGCACTCCTGCTTCATTCTTACATGCAGCAGATGCTATTCATGGTGATTTGGGTGCTGTTCAGCAAAATGATGTTATTATTATTATCAGCAAAAGCGGCAACAGCCCCGAGATAAAAGTATTACTTCCATTAATAAAGAATTTTGGCAATACGATTATCGGTATGATTGGTAATATTGATTCTTACTTAGCCAAACATGCTGATATTATTTTAAACACAACTGTTGAACAGGAGGCTTGCCCGAATAACCTGGCGCCTACAACAAGCACTACAGCACAATTAGTAATGGGTGATGCATTAGCCGTTTCCTTAATGGAGATGAATGGTTTCAGCACTGATGATTTCGCAAAATTCCATCCCGGTGGCTCTTTAGGAAAAAAACTCTATTTAAGAGTTGATGATCTATACAAAGACAATGAAAAGCCATCTGTTAAACCAACACAGACATTAAAAGAAGTAATCGTTGAAATGACGGGTAAGCGTTTGGGAGTAACTGCCGTAATAGATGATTCAACTAATTTACTCGGCATTATTACCGATGGAGATTTAAGACGAATGCTGGAGAAAGGTGGTTCACTCGACGCAATAACAGCCAAAGATGTAATGTCTGCTAATCCGAAAACAATAAGCCCTGATGAACTGGCGGTAGATGCGCTGGACCTGATGCGGAAAAAAGAGATCACACAACTAATAGTTACTGACGGAAACA